Proteins encoded in a region of the Mycolicibacterium chitae genome:
- a CDS encoding SDR family oxidoreductase, with product MTGLLADKVVVISGVGPALGTTLARRCAEAGADLVLAARTVERLDDVAKQVADTGRRALAVGTDITDDAQVQNLVETAMQTYGRVDVVINNAFRVPSMKPLADTTFEHMREAIELTVFGALRLIQGFTPALAEAKGSVVNVNSMVVRHSQAKYGAYKMAKSALLAMSQSLATELGEQGIRVNSILPGYIWGGTLEGYFNHQAGKYGTTVDDIYRAAAAASDLKRLPTEDEVASAILFMASDLASGITGQALDVNCGEFKA from the coding sequence ATGACCGGATTGCTTGCAGACAAGGTAGTGGTGATCAGCGGTGTCGGCCCCGCGCTGGGGACGACGCTGGCGCGGCGCTGCGCGGAGGCCGGCGCCGACCTGGTGCTGGCCGCCCGCACGGTCGAGCGACTCGACGACGTCGCCAAGCAGGTCGCCGACACCGGCCGCCGGGCGCTGGCCGTGGGCACCGACATCACCGACGATGCGCAGGTGCAGAACCTGGTCGAGACCGCCATGCAGACCTACGGCCGGGTGGATGTGGTGATCAACAACGCGTTTCGGGTGCCCTCGATGAAACCGTTGGCCGACACCACCTTCGAGCACATGCGCGAGGCCATCGAGCTCACGGTGTTCGGCGCGCTGCGGCTGATCCAGGGCTTCACCCCGGCCCTGGCCGAGGCCAAGGGGTCGGTGGTCAACGTCAATTCGATGGTCGTGCGCCACTCACAGGCCAAGTACGGGGCCTACAAGATGGCGAAGTCCGCGCTGCTGGCCATGTCACAGTCGCTGGCCACCGAGCTGGGGGAGCAGGGCATCCGGGTGAATTCCATTCTGCCCGGCTATATCTGGGGCGGCACGCTGGAGGGCTACTTCAACCACCAGGCCGGCAAGTACGGCACCACCGTCGACGACATCTACCGCGCGGCGGCCGCGGCCTCCGACCTCAAGCGACTCCCGACCGAGGACGAGGTGGCCTCGGCGATCCTGTTCATGGCCAGCGATCTGGCCAGCGGCATCACCGGCCAGGCCCTGGACGTCAACTGCGGGGAGTTCAAGGCATGA
- a CDS encoding sulfotransferase family protein, producing the protein MTPRTNVGTVEDLHASAIKAVGLDDFGNDDDNYREGLAVLLESYQRDENLTEFGSKMCRFFLRNALVARLMSEAAWKQHPQHADVAIERPIFVTGLPRTGTTALHRLLTADPAHQGLELWLAEFPQPRPPRETWADNPVFQQLDAQFAKAHNEDPEYLGLHYMTADEVEECWQLLRQSLHSVSYETLAHVPSYAQWLSRQDWTKPYQRHRKNLQLIGLNDIEKRWVLKNPSHLFALDALLATYPDALVVQCHRPAETIMASMCSLSAHTTAGWSNVFVGEQIGADNLETWSRGLELFNAERAKHDPAQFCDIDYADFVKDPLGTVAGIYTHFGIELSDAARQAMRDMHDESQRGPRSPKHTYSLADYGLTAEQVRERFAGL; encoded by the coding sequence ATGACGCCGCGCACCAACGTCGGCACGGTCGAGGACCTGCACGCCTCGGCCATCAAGGCCGTCGGACTCGACGACTTCGGCAACGACGACGACAACTACCGCGAGGGCCTGGCCGTGCTGCTGGAGTCCTATCAGCGCGACGAGAACCTCACCGAGTTCGGCAGCAAGATGTGCCGGTTCTTCCTGCGCAACGCGCTGGTGGCCCGGCTGATGTCCGAGGCGGCGTGGAAGCAGCATCCCCAGCACGCCGACGTCGCGATCGAACGCCCGATCTTCGTCACCGGACTGCCCCGCACCGGCACCACCGCCCTGCATCGGCTGCTCACCGCCGACCCCGCCCACCAGGGCCTCGAGCTGTGGCTGGCGGAGTTCCCGCAGCCCCGCCCGCCCCGGGAGACCTGGGCGGACAACCCGGTGTTCCAGCAGCTCGACGCCCAGTTCGCCAAGGCGCACAACGAGGATCCGGAATACCTCGGCCTGCACTACATGACCGCGGACGAGGTCGAGGAGTGCTGGCAGCTGCTGCGGCAGTCGCTGCACTCGGTGTCCTACGAAACCCTGGCGCACGTGCCCAGCTACGCGCAGTGGCTGTCCCGCCAGGACTGGACCAAGCCGTATCAGCGGCACCGTAAGAACCTGCAGCTGATCGGGCTCAACGACATCGAAAAGCGTTGGGTGCTCAAGAATCCCAGCCACCTGTTCGCCCTCGACGCGCTGCTGGCCACCTACCCCGATGCGCTCGTGGTGCAGTGCCACCGACCGGCCGAGACCATCATGGCCTCGATGTGTTCGCTGTCCGCGCACACCACCGCGGGCTGGTCGAATGTCTTTGTCGGCGAACAGATCGGCGCGGACAACCTGGAGACCTGGTCGCGCGGGCTGGAATTGTTCAACGCCGAACGCGCCAAGCATGATCCAGCGCAGTTCTGCGACATCGACTACGCCGACTTCGTCAAGGACCCTCTCGGGACCGTCGCCGGGATCTATACGCACTTCGGCATCGAACTCTCCGACGCCGCGCGGCAGGCGATGCGCGATATGCACGACGAGAGTCAGCGGGGTCCGCGCTCACCGAAGCACACCTACTCGCTGGCGGATTACGGGCTGACGGCCGAGCAGGTCCGGGAGCGTTTCGCCGGGCTCTGA
- a CDS encoding MBL fold metallo-hydrolase gives MTDRQRFGQLEILRFETGWVRTNCYLVFHHADREALIIDPGDGAAGKVRDLVRRNRLAPRAVLLTHGHLDHVWNAQRLSDHYAIPTCVHVADRPMLVNPIRGVAPRLVQKMVGAFCSEPEQVVGLSDGSSLTLGGIHVTVDHTPGHTPGSVTFRVTDPQHPDLLFTGDTLFNGSVGRTDFEGGSGNHLLSSIIGKLLVRDDRAQVLPGHGPQSTIGVERRANPFLQP, from the coding sequence GTGACCGACCGTCAGCGCTTCGGCCAGCTGGAGATCCTGCGCTTCGAGACCGGCTGGGTACGGACCAACTGCTACTTGGTCTTTCACCATGCGGACCGGGAGGCGTTGATCATCGACCCCGGCGACGGGGCGGCCGGCAAGGTGCGCGACCTGGTCCGCCGAAACCGCCTGGCGCCGCGGGCCGTCCTGCTGACCCACGGCCACCTCGACCACGTCTGGAACGCGCAGCGGTTGTCGGACCACTACGCCATCCCGACGTGCGTCCACGTGGCGGATCGACCGATGCTGGTCAATCCGATCCGGGGCGTGGCACCGCGGCTGGTGCAGAAGATGGTGGGCGCGTTCTGCTCCGAACCCGAGCAGGTGGTGGGACTCTCCGACGGCAGCAGCCTGACCCTCGGCGGGATCCATGTGACGGTGGATCACACGCCCGGGCACACGCCGGGATCGGTGACGTTCCGGGTGACCGATCCGCAGCATCCCGACCTGTTGTTCACCGGGGACACCCTGTTCAACGGCAGCGTGGGCCGCACCGACTTCGAGGGCGGCAGCGGCAATCACCTGCTCAGTTCGATCATTGGAAAGCTGCTGGTGCGCGACGACCGCGCGCAGGTGCTGCCCGGGCACGGCCCGCAGAGCACCATCGGCGTCGAGCGCCGCGCCAACCCGTTCCTGCAGCCGTGA